CGAGGCCGCCGCCGCGCTGGACGACCCGAAACTGCGGGCCCTCCACCTCAACCTGCGCTCCTGGGCGCTGATCTGTTGCGAGCACCGCTACCGCGAGGCCCTCGAACTGGCCGGCGAAGCGCTGGAATGCGCCCGCAGCGCACAGGACGTCGCCCAGCAGGCCGCGGCACTGATGCACGCGGCGAGCGCGCACCGGCACCTCGGCGAGGTCAGGGCCGCCGCCGAGAAATGCCTCGCCTCCATCAAAGTGGCGGAAGCCGTCGGCGCGTACGAGGTCTGGCTGAACGCCATGATGAGCCACGCGGCCGCCCTGCGCCTGCTCGGCCGGGCCGAGGAGGCGCTGACCACGGACACGCGCGTCATCGCCTTCCTCGACGCGCCCGACTGCCCGGTGCGCGGGCACGTCGCCGATGCCTTCCGAGCCCATGTGACCCACGCACTCGGTCGTGACCACGCGGCCCTCGGGCGGTGGCGGGAGGCCGCCGGCCACTACCGCGACGCCCTGGTCCGGTCCGAGCGCATCGGCCTGACCTACCGGACCGGCCAGGCGCTGGTGTACCTGGGACCGGCCCTGATCGAGCTGGGAGAGACCGAGGAGGCCCGCTCCCGCCTCCGCCAGGTCCTGGACCTCGGCGAGGACGCGGTCGACCCCGAGGCCCTGACGACCGCGCGGGAAATCCTGGACTCGCTCCCCGCCGAGTGAGCCGCACCCCGCGGTGGCCGAAACCGGTACGACGGGCCGTTTCCCTGGCCGGTGCCCTGACGGGCAACGCCCCGTACGTTCCCCGGCAATCCGCGTACGCCGGCGGTTCTAAGGTCGGTCGCGCAGACCGCCACCCCCTCAGAACCTGCTGGACGGAAGACATGACTCAGCCGTTTTTCAGCGCCGCCGAAACCTCGGTCACCGACGAGGTGGTGGTGCACGTCGTCGTCGCCGACGAACCGCCGGTGTCCCTGCCCGCCGAGCTCCGCTACGACCGGTCGGACCCCTACGCCGTGTGCCTCTCCATCGGGATGACCTCGACCGGCACGGTCGACTGGGTGTTCGCGCGCAGCCTCCTGACACAGGGGCTGAGCCGGCCGGCGGGCGTCGGCGACATCCTGGTCACGCCCTGGCACTGCGGGCCCCGGCACGCGCTGCGGATCGTCGTCAGGTCCCGCGCCGGAGCGGCCGTGCTGTACGTCGCGGTCCCGGCGGTGACCGCGTTCCTGGAACGGACCCGCGCGGTCGTGCCGCCGGGGGCGGAGGGGCTGTTCGTCGACCTGGACCGCGTGGTCGCCGAACTGCTGGCGGACGGCGGGTGACGGGCCGCTTCGGCCGGCCGCGTGCGGGCGGCGACCGGGAACGCTCCCACCGCGCCGTGCGGGCGCCCGGATCAGCCGCCGTACCGGTGCAGGGCGACGTGAACGGTGTCCAGGATCTGGATGCGGGCCGCCCGGGCGGCGTCCGTGTCGTGCAGCGGGGCGAGCACCATGAAGCCGTGGATCGTCCCGTGGTAGCGCATCGAGACCACCGCCACGCCGGCCGCGCGGAGCTTGTCCGCGTAGGCCTCGCCCTCGTCGCGCACCACGTCGGCCTCGCTGGTGACCACCAGCGTCGGGGGCAGTCCGGTGAGCTGCTCCAGGGATGCCTGCAACGGCGACGCGGTGACCTCGCTGCGCTGCCGTACGTCGGGCAGGTACTGGTCCCAGAACCAGCGCATGGTCTCCCGGCCGAGGAAGTAGCCCTTGGCGAACTCCCGGTACGACGGGGTGTCGAAGTCGGCGTCGGTGACCGGGCAGAGCAGCACCTGCTGGAGCAGCCGCACCCCGCCGCGCTCCTTGGCGAGCAGGGTCAGCGCCGCCACCAGGTTGGCGCCCGCGGAGTCGCCCACCGCGGCCATCCGGCTCCCGTCCAGGCCGATCTCGGCGCCCTGCTCGTGGATCCACCGCGCGACCGCGTAGCACTGCTCGACGGCGACCGGGTACCGCGCCTCGGGGGCGCGCTCGTACTCCACGAAGACCACGGCCGCGTCCGCGCCGAGCGCCAGTTCGCGCACCAGGCGCTCATGGGTGCCGGCGTCACCGAGCACCCAGCCGAGGCCGTGCAGGAACAGCACGACGGGGATCTCGCCGACGCTGTCGGCGGGCCTGACCACCTTCACCCGTACGTGCCCGGTCGGCCCGCCGGGGAGCGCGAGCCATTCCGCGGAGGTCGCCCCCTCGTCGAGCGGGTCGCCCTCCTCCTGGAGACGGGCCAGCCCCAGCCGGGCCTGTTCCGGGTCCCGGTCGTCCGCCGACGGCAGGCCGGCGTGCCTGGCCACCAGGGCTCGGGTGGGGCGGTCCAGGACAGGGTGCCGGACGGACGAGGGAGCGAAGTCGGACACACGATCTCCTGCCGGCGGGGCCGAGGGGCGGAAGGACGAAAAGGGCTGTTCGGGGTGGGGGACGTCTGGGGGACGGCGGTGTCCGCGGCCTGGCTGCCGGGTGCCGGGCCGGGGCGCCGCCGCGGGCACGGGGCGGTCCGCGACGTTTCGACCGGGGACCTTACCCGTTGGCCGGTACCGGGACGGCCGCCAGGCGGGCCGGTGCCGCGGACGCCGGTCGCGGGTTCGGGAAGGTCCCGGGCACGGGGGCGCCCGACGCGGGCCGCCCGCCGTCCTCCTGGGCGGTGCGCTGGTTGCGCCAGTCACGGGGGGAGACCCCGTAGGCCGCGCGGAAGGCCCGGCTGAAGTGGGCGGGGTTGACGAAGCCCCAGCGCTGGGCCACCGCGGACACGGTGGGGGTCGTCCTGCCGCGGCGGGCCAGCTCCCGGCCGCACTCCTCCAGGCGCCGCTGCTGGATGAGCCGGCCCACGGTGGTGCCCTCGCCCTGGAACAGCCGGTGCAGGTACCGGACGGAGATGCGGTGGGTGCGGGCGATGCTCTCCGGTGACAGGTCCGGGTCGCCCAGGTTCCGGTTGATGTGCTCGCGGATGCGCGCCAGCAGGTGGCCGCGGGCGGTGTCCGCGTCCGGGCCGCCCGGATGGGCCCGCTCGGCTATCAGGGTGGCGAACAGGTCGACGACGTTGCCGGCCAGCCGGTCCGCGACGGCCGGCGGATAGCCGTCCGCCGAGGAGGCCAGGGTGGCCAGGAACGGCAGCAGCATCGCGCCGAAGCCGTCCCCGGTGCCGATGGCGTTGCCCGTGACCTGCCGGATGTCGGTGTCCGTCAGGCCCAGCACGCGCCGGGGCAGTTGGAAGATGTGCGTGGTGAACCGCTGCGGGTAGTCGAAGGAGTACGGCCGGGTGGTGTCGTACACGACGAGGTCGCCCTCGCCCACTTCGGTCCTGCGGCCGTCCTGGATGAAGGTGGCGGTGCCGGACACCTGGACGCCGACCGCCACCAGCTCCTGCGGCGAGCGGGCGATCAGCGCCGGGGTGCGGCTGACCCGGTTGGCGTCCGCCTCCATGGTGGAGACCTGGAGGTACCCGAGACGGTTGGTGGCGATCCGGCCGTCGAACGGGCCGTCGCCGCGCGGCGCGACCGTCATCGGCACCAGCGTCCTGCTCACCGCGTTGTTCCAGTACACGACCTTGTCCCGGTCCGGCACGGAGGCCGTCGTCAACACCGTACTCAAGTTGTTCTCCCCTCAGGGGGCGTTGCTTCGGGGCTGTGGCGGACGGGAACGGGACGGCCGGCCGCGTGGCGCCCGGGAGGGCCGCGGCCGGTGCCCGGCTGGGCCGGACGGCTCGTCGTACGGGCAGCGACCTCGCTGGAGCGCAACCGGACCGCATCGGCGAGGCCCGGGTTCCCGCCCGCACCGAACAGCCAAGCAGCGGATCACCCGCGTCTCCAGGCAGAACCGCAGGCAGAAACCGCGCGGGCGGACACGCGTCCGTGCGCCGTCGGAACAGAACAGTGCGCCGGCAGGCGGGAAACGGCCGGCCCGCCGGGCCCAGGATGGTCGGTGGGGGCACCGGCTCCGGCGGCCGGGCCCCCGGTGGGCCTACCAGACCTGCCGTGGCCGCGCCCTGCCGCCGAAGAGGATGCCGGGCGGCTGCGGCGGGGGCGGGGTGCCGGGTTTGAGCGGCAGGGCGATCAGCAGGCCCGCCAGGAAGCCGATCACATGGGCCGCGTACGCCACCGTCCCGGCGTCCGAGACCGCCTGCCCGGACGAGTACACGGCCTGGAGCACGAACCAGAAGCCCAGCACCAGCCAGGCGGGCAGCCGCAGCGGAAGGAAGATCAGGAACGGCACCAGCACCCAGACCCGCGCCCTCGGCCACAGCACGATGTAGGCGCCGAGCACCCCGGCGATCGCGCCGGACGCACCGATCAGCGGGTCGGCCGAGCCCGCGTTGAGCAGCGCGAAGCCGTATCCCGCCGCGTAGCCGCAGACGACGTAGAAGAGGAGGAAGCGGATGTGGCCCATCCGGTCCTCGACGTTGTTGCCGAAGATCAGCAGGAACAGCATGTTCCCCAGCAGATGCAGCCAGCTGCCGTGCACGAACATCGCCGTGAACACCGACAGCGGCGGCGACTTCCGGTAGTCGGGCGGCGCCACCACACAGCCCGGGCCGTGCGGGCCGAGCCCCACCTGGCCGGTCGGCACCAGATGCGGCAACTGGCCGTGCACCAGCTCCCTCGGGACCGCCGCGAAGCGGTTCATGAAGGCTTCCAGATGGCACAGCTGCGCGAGGTTCTCCGCGCCGGTCACCGAGCCGGGCATGCCGGGCGTGGACAGGAACACGAGGACGTTCGCGAGGATCAGGGCGTACGTCACCCAGGGGGTGCGGCGCACCGGATTGACGTCATGGACGGGGATGACCACACACCAGTAGTGCCCGCCGGGCCCTGGGCCAATCGGGTGGTCCCCGCGCCGGTCAGCTTTCCCGCACCTTCGCGGCCGCCTTGCGCGCCGCCACCAGCACCGGGTCCCACACCGGCGAGAACGGCGGCGCGTAGCCGAGGTCGAGGGCGGTCATCTGCTCCACGGTCAGCCCCGCGGTCAGCGCCACCGCGGCGATGTCCACCCGTTTCGCCGCCCCCTCCCGGCCCACGATCTGCACGCCCAGCAGCCGTCCGGTGCGGCGCTCGGCGAGCATCTTGACCGTCATCGGAGCGGCCCCCGGGTAGTAGCCCGCCCGGCTGGTCGACTCGATGGTGACCGTCTCGTACCGCAGGCCCACCCGGCGGGCGTCCTTCTCGCGCAGCCCGGTGCGGGCGATCTCCAGGTCGCAGACCTTGCTGACCGCCGTGCCGACCACCCCGGGGAAGGTGGCGTAGCCGCCGCCCGCGTTGGTGCCGATGACCTGGCCGTGCTTGTTGGCGTGGGTGCCCAGCGGGACGTACTGCTCCTGCCCGGAGACCAGGTTCAGCACCTCCACGCAGTCGCCGCCCGCCCAGATGTTCTCGTGGCCGCGCACCCGCATGGCCAGGTCCGTGAGCAGCCCGCCGTGGGCGCCGAGCGGCAGCCCGGCGGCGTGGGCGAGCGCGGTCTGCGGGCGCACGCCGATGCCGAGGACCACCACGTCGGCGGGGTACTCGGCGTGCTGGGTGGCCACCGCGCGGACCCGCCCGTCCGGGCCGGTGAGGATCTTGGTGACCTCGGCGTCGTTCACCATGGTGATGCCCAGGCCCTCCATGGCGCGGTGCACCAGGCGGCCCATGTCCGGGTCCAGGGTCGACATCGGCTCCTTGCCGCGGTTGACGACCGTCACCTCGAAGCCCCGGTCGATGAGGGCCTCGGCCATCTCCACGCCGATGTACCCGGCGCCCACGACCACCGCGCGCCGCCCACGGACCCCGGCCAGGGTGTCCAGCAGCGCCTGCCCGTCGTCCAGGGTCTGCACCCCGTGCACCCCGAGGGCGTCCGCGCCCGGCAGCTCCGGGCGCACCGGACGGGCCCCGGTGGCGATCACCAGACGGTCGTACGACGTCCACGACTCGGCGCCGGAGTCGACGTCCCGCGCCCGCACCCGCCCGCCGGACACGTCCAGTTCCGTGACCTCGGTGCGCAGCCGCAGGTCGATGCCCCGGGCGCGGTGCTCCTCGGGGGTGCGGGCGATCAGCGCGTCCCGCTCGGCGACCGCGCCGCCCACCCAGTACGGGATGCCGCACGCCGAGTAGGAGGTGAAGTGACCGCGCTCGAACGCCACGATCTCCAGCTCCTCGGGCCCCTTCATCCGCCGCGCCTGCGACGCCGCCGACATGCCGGCCGCGTCCCCGCCGACGACGACCAGCCGCTCCCGCCCCTGATGCACGCTCATGGGGGCAACGCTAGACGCTCACCGTGGCGCGCGGCACCGGGGGACCTGTGGCCCTACCAGGACCGTCGGCGGCGTCTGAGAGAGTGGGGGACATGAGCACAACGGGTACGAGTCCGGGGCAGGTCGTCGTCATCGGAGCCGGCATCGCCGGGCTGGCCGCCGCGCACCGGCTGCTGGCGCGCGGCGCGCGGGTGACGGTCCTGGAGGCCGCCGACCGGGTCGGCGGCAAGCTGCTGCCCGGCGAGATCGCGGGCGTCCGGGTCGACCTGGGCGCCGAGTCGATGCTGGCCCGCCGGCCCGAGGCGGTGGATCTCGCCCGCGAGGTGGGCCTCGCCGACCGGCTCCAGCCGCCCGCCGTCGCGAGCGCCGCCATCTGGACCCGGGGCGCCCTGCGCCCCATGCCCAAGGGCCATGTGATGGGCGTGCCCGGCACCGCCGCCGCCCTCTCCGGAGTCCTGTCCGACGACGGCCTGGCCCGCATCGAGCGGGACGCCGAACTGCCCCGCACCGAGGTCGGCGACGACGTGGCGGTGGGGGAGTACGTGGCGGCCCGGCTCGGCCGCGAGGTCGTGGACCGCCTGGTCGAGCCCCTGCTCGGCGGGGTGTACGCGGGCGACGCGTACCGCATCTCGATGCGCTCCGCCGTCCCCCAGCTCTTCCAGGCCGCCCGCGCGCATACCTCCCTCACCGAGGGCGTCCGCGAGATCCAGGCCAAGGCGGCGGCGAACCGGCAGACCGGGCCCGTCTTCATGGGCATCGAGGGCGGTGTGGGCACCCTGCCGCTCGCGGTCGCCGAATCGGTGCGGGCGCACGGCGGCGAGATCCTCACCGGCACCCCGGTCACCGCACTGCGCCGCGAGCCCGCGGGCGGCTGGCGCGTCACCGCCGGGGAGCGCGAGCTGCGCGCCGACGCCGTGGTCGTCGCCGTACCCGCCCCGGCCGCCGCGCGGCTGCTGCGCGCGGAGTGCCCGGCGGCCGCCGCCGAACTGTCCGCCGTCGAGTACGCCTCGATGGCCCTGATCACCCTCGCCTACCGGCGCGCCGACCTGTCCCTGCCCGAGGGCAGCGGCTTCCTGGTCCCGCCCGTCGACGGACGCACCATCAAGGCCTCCACCTTCGCCTCGCAGAAGTGGGGCTGGATCGCCGAGGAGGACCCGGAGACGGTCGTGCTGCGCACCTCCGTCGGACGGTACGGCGAGACCGCGGTGCTCGGCCGGGACGACACCGACCTGGTCGAGGTCTCCCGGCACGACCTGCGCGAGGCCGTCGGCGTCGAGGCCGCCCCCGTCGAGACCCGCGTCACCCGCTGGACCGACGGGCTGCCGCAGTACCCGGTCGGGCACCACGCGCGCGTGGCCCGGGTCCGTGAGCACATCGCGAAGCTGCCGGGCCTCGCGGTGTGCGGCGCGCAGTACGACGGCGTGGGTGTCCCGGCGTGCATCGCCAGTGCCCACGCGGCCGTGGACCAGCTGTCCGGGGATCTCAGCGGGGTCGAGGAACTGACGGCCAACCCGGTGCAGAGCCTTCACGGCGGAGCGGGAGAATAGGAACATGAGTGACGACGCCCCCATCATCGAGTCCGGCAGGATCCCCAACAAGGGCAAGCTGGCCAAGGACCTCAACGATGTCATCCGCTACACCCTGTGGTCCGTCTTCAAGCTGAAGGACGTGCTGCCGGCCGACCGCGCGGGTTACGCGGACGAGGTCCAGGAGCTGTTCGACCAGCTCGCCGCCAAGGACGTGACCATCCGCGGCACGTACGACCTGTCCGGCATGCGGGCCGACGCGGACCTGATGATCTGGTGGCACGCCGAGACCAGCGACCAGCTCCAGGAGGCGTACAACCTCTTCCGCCGCACCAAGCTGGGCCGTGCGCTGGAGCCGGTGTGGTCCAACATGGCGCTGCACCGCCCGGCCGAGTTCAACCGCTCGCACATCCCGGCGTTCCTCGCCGACGAGACGCCCCGCGACTACGTGAGCGTCTACCCCTTCGTGCGCTCCTACGACTGGTACCTGCTGCCCGACGAGGACCGCCGCCGCATGCTCGCCGACCACGGCAAGATGGCCCGCGGCTTCCCGGACGTGCGCGCCAACACCGTCGCCTCGTTCTCGCTCGGCGACTACGAGTGGATCCTCGCCTTCGAGGCCAACGAGCTGGCCCGCATCGTCGACCTGATGCGCCACCTGCGCGGCTCCGAGGCCCGGATGCACGTCCGCGAGGAGATCCCGTTCTTCACGGGCCGCCGCAAGGACGTCGCCCAGCTGGTGGCCGACCTGGCGTAAGGGCCCGTCCGCCCGCCGTTCCCCGCCGGTCAGCTCCGGCGGGCGTCCGGTTCGGGCTCCGCGTGGGGCGCGCAGGAGGCGTGCCGTTCGGGGAGGCGGTCCTCCAGCAGGTAGCCGTCCAGGTAGGCGCCGACGCACGCGTTGGGGCCGCCTCCGATGCCGTGCGTGCCCGCGTCCCGCTCGGTCACCAGCCGGGAGCCGGCCAGCCGCCGGTTCGTCTCCAGCGCCCCCGCGTACGGCGCCGCCGCGTCCCGCTCGGCCGCCAGGATCAGCACCGGCGGCAGCTCGCCGGGGCCGGTGCGCACGTCCAGCGGCCGCTGCCGGGGCGCGGGCCAGTAGGCGCAGGGCAGGTTCATCCACGCGTTGTCCCACGTCTCGAACGGCGCCACCCGCGCCAGCCGGGTGTTGTCCCGGTCCCACACCGCCCAGCTGGTGGGCCAGGGCGCGTCGTTGCACTCGACGGCCGTGTAGACGGCGCCGCCGTTCTCCGCCGCGGCCGAGCCGGGGCCCGGCGCGGCCGACGCGATCAGCGGCTTCGGATCGCCGCGCAGATACGCCGAGAGGGCGGCGGCCCGGCTCGGCCAGTAGGTGTCGTAGTACCCGGCCGTCAGGAACGCGTTCTGCAACTGCCCGGGGCCGACCTTCCCGCCCGCCGGCTTCCGGGCCAGCCGCGCGGCGGCCCTGTCGTAACCGGCCTGCACCTTCCGCGGGGTGTCGCCGAGCCGGTACACGTCGTCGTGCCGGGCGATCCAGTCCCGGAAGTCCGCCCAGCGCTCCTCGAACGCGGCCGACTGGTCGAGGTTGTCGCGGTACCAGACCTTCTCCGGGTCCGGGTTCACCGCCGAGTCCAGCACCATCCGCCGCACATGGGCGGGGAACATCGCCGCGTACAGCGCGCCGATGTAGGTGCCGTACGACGCGCCCATGAACGTCAGCCGGTGCTCGCCCAGCGCGGCCCGCAGGACGTCCAGGTCCCGCGCGTTGTTGAGGGAGTTGAAGAAGCGCAGGCCGGGGCCCGAGCGCCGGGCGCAGCCGCGCGCGTACGCCTTCGCCTCGGCGACGCGCTGCCGCTTGTACGCCTCCGAGGGGTGCGTCGGCGCCTGGGTGGGCGCCTTGCCGTACTGCTTCGGGTCCTCGCAGGACAGCGGTGCCGACCGGCCGACGCCGCGCGGGGCGTAGCCGACGAGGTCGTAGGCCGCCGCGATCCGCCGCCAGGCGGGAAGCGTGCCGGCCAGCGCGAAGTACATCCCGGAGGCGCCGGGACCGCCCGGGTTGTAGACGAGGGCGCCCCGCCGGGGCACCGTCCGCCCGCCGTCCTTCCCGGTGGCCGGGGTGCGGCTGACGGTGAGCCGGATCCGTGCGCCGTCGGGGTGGGCGTAGTCCAGCGGGACGGCGACGGTGCCGCAGCGCAGTCCGGCGGGGGAGTGCGGGATCCGTGGCACGTCGGCGGGGTCGCAGGGGCCGAAGCGGATTCCCGCGGTACGGGCGCGGACGGCGGCCACGAGGGTGCCGCGCAGCTCGGCGGCGCCGGGGACGGCCGTCGCGCCCCCCGCCGGGGCGGCGCCCAGTGTGGTCAGCAGCAAGGCCCCGGCGGCCGAGTACAGGGCGACGGTCTTCACGGGCATCCCTTCGGTGCGTCCGGCGACGGCACAAGGGATGTTTCGGCCCGCTGCCGGGGAAGGCAAGCACCACCCGGCCGGTGTCGGCCCCGGTGCCCCGATGCGCCCCCTACTCCCGCGGCGGCGCGTCGCGGTGGGCGAACGCCGCGCGCAGCTCGGGCTCGCCGATCGCGCGGATGCCGCGCAGGGCGACCGCGGTGAGGAGGGACGGCTCCTCACCGGGCCGCCGCCGGCGCAGCAGTGTGCCCAGCCGCCGCTGACCGGCCGCGGAGGCCCACGGCGAGTACGGGTGCACCTCGAAGCGGGCTATGGCGAGGCAGCTCAGCGTCAGGACGAGCGGCAGGGCGAACCACAGGCCGACCATCGGCCGCGAGGTGCCGGTCTGCGGGGGCAGCAGCAGCGCGGCCGCGCCGAGGACGGCCACGGCCAGTGCGGCGGCCCGCACGTGGCGCACGGCGGTGCCGACGGCCAAAGCGCCCTCGGGCACGGCGAGGCCGGTGCGCACGAGACGGTCGGCGAGCCGCCGCACCTCGTCCGTGCCGGCCGCGCGGGCCCGTACCGGCGCGATCCGGGACTGCCCCTGCGGACCTATGGCACCTATGACGGACCGTTCGATCTCGTCCCGCCCGCACGGGTCCACGACCGTGGCCCAGCCGGTGTGCGCGAGGAGCAGCCGTCGCTGGCGTGCCATGGAGACGAGGGTGACATCGGCGACCCGCTCGGGTCCCCCGGACAGGAACGCCGCCTCGTACAGGGTCAGATCCGGTACCCCGTCCTCACCTCCGGCACCGGGGTCCGAGTCCGCGGCGCGGACCGCCGTCAGACACAGACGCGTACAGGCCGTACCGGCGAACGCCCAGGCCAGGAGCAGGAGGAGGAGCCAGAACATGAGGTTTTTTGTATGCCAGGGGTCCGGGCGGATGCCATGCTCTTTTCACCATGTGGACATAGTGTTGCCGGTATGTGACGTTCCGTTTGTGAGCGGTGGGGCGCCGGCTCCGGACCAAGGGTGCCGCCTGCGCGCCAGCACCCGTCCCGCGGTCCGTGCGAGCCGCCCCCGCGGTGCCGGTCCCGCCCGGTCCAGCCACCAGTCCCGCAACTCCCGCCGCGGTACCCCCGGCCGCCGGTGCTCCAGCAGGAAGGCGGCGAAGTCGAGCGCGTCCCGCCGGTACCCGCCGCGCATCGGGGACTCCCGCGCGTACTCCAGGAACGCCCCCCGGTACCCCGCGCCCAGCAGCACCGGCAACTCCGGCGCCACCTTCGCCACCACGTCCGCCCGCTTGCTCGCCAGCGCCCGCGCCTGCACCCCCATCCGCACCCGGTCGAACCCCTCCGGCACCGGAGTCCCGGCGACCAGCGAGGACAGCACGGCGGCCTGCGCGACCCCGAGCCGCTGCCGCGCTACCCCGGGGTCCACCGCCTCGCCACGCCCCCCGAGAGCATCCCCGGCGGCGGCCCCGCACGCCCCCACGACCTCCCTGATGGCACCCAACTCCCGCTCCAGCTCGGCTGGTTCGGGGAAGTTCTCGTCGCGTTCCAGCAGCACCCCGGGCGGGGCGACCCGGGAGGCGAGGTCGGCGAGGATGCCGAGCACGGCGTCGGGCACGGGGTGCGCGTGGCTGTCGTGCCAGACGCCGTCGCGCTCGAAGCCACCCGCGACGTGCACGTACGCGATGGCCTCCAGGGGCAGCTCGGCCAGCGCCTCGGCGGGGTCCTCGCCGCGGTTGACGTGGTTGGTGTGCAGATTGGCCACGTCGACGAGGAGCCGTACGCCGGTCCGCTCGGCCAGCTCGTACAGGAACTGCCCCTCGGTCAGCTCCTCGCCCGGCCAGGAGAACAGCGCGGCGATGTTCTCCACGGCCAGCGGCACCGGCAGCGCCTCCTGCGCGATCCGCACGTTCGCGCAGAGCACGTCGAGCGCGTCCCGGGTGCGCGGCACGGGCAGCAGATGGCCCGCTTCGAGGCGCGGCGAGGCGGTGAGCGGGCCGCCCGCCCGGACGAACGCGATGTGCTCGCTGACCAGCGGTGCCCCGAGCGCCGCCGCGCGTTCCGCGAGGGCCGTCAGCCGCCCCTCGTCGGGCCGCTCCGCACCCCCGAGACCGAGCGAGACACCGTGCGGCACCACCGCCACCCCGCGCTCCCGCAACCGCCGCAGCGACGCCGGGAGATGGCCCGGGCAGACGTTTTCCGCCACGACCTCCACCCAGTCGACGCCGGGCATGCGCTCCACGGCCTCGGCGATCTCGGGCCGCCAGCCGATCCCCGTCCCCAGCCGATCCATCCCCGCCCCCCTCTCCACGAGGGGGGTATGGCCCACCCCGCCCGCCCCCGAACCCCGCCCGCGCCGGCTTCAGAGCAACATTTGAGGTTCGCCGGGCGCGCACAAGAGGGTCGGCGACGCCTTCGTCGGCCACTCGGCGCACTCACCGCGGCCCAGAGCCTCAGGAGAAGACGCGTGAGTGGTTCATTCGCCGCACCCGTCCGGCGGCGACACATGCCCTCGCTATGTTCACCGCGTAGTCGAATGGCTGCATGAAGCGAATGGAGAGGCGTGGATGCGTTGGACGGGAGCTCGACGAGTTCCCGCCGGGCAGGCCGGTCCACCTGACCAACGTCAGCTGCGGCAGCGCCACCATCGCCGACATCGCCGGCACCAGGCAGACACCGATCAGCCCGGTCCGGCCCCCCCCGCCGAAGGCTGGCCCGCAGTGGACCCGCGGATCCGGCGGGCGAAGCTCAACGACAAGACCGACGTCGTCACCATCGCCGTCGGCGGCGACAGCCTGCCCTTCGGCGGCATGCTCCTCAAGTGCCTCCAACTGGGCGCGACGCCCGGCAAGTCCTGCCGCGAGTACTACACCAGCCCTCCCGTGGGGGAGGAGAGCATCGAGGACAAGCCCGCCGGGGTCCAGGACGAGTACGTCCGGATGCCGGCCAAGGCGCACGAGGCCGCACCCAACGCCAGGGTGATCGCCGTCGGGTACCAACCGCCTCGACATCACCGAGCTGGGCGCGATCAAGCACACCGACATCGACAGCCCGCGGGCACCAAGTGGATCGAGGGG
This Streptomyces misionensis DNA region includes the following protein-coding sequences:
- a CDS encoding SsgA family sporulation/cell division regulator encodes the protein MTQPFFSAAETSVTDEVVVHVVVADEPPVSLPAELRYDRSDPYAVCLSIGMTSTGTVDWVFARSLLTQGLSRPAGVGDILVTPWHCGPRHALRIVVRSRAGAAVLYVAVPAVTAFLERTRAVVPPGAEGLFVDLDRVVAELLADGG
- a CDS encoding alpha/beta hydrolase, yielding MSDFAPSSVRHPVLDRPTRALVARHAGLPSADDRDPEQARLGLARLQEEGDPLDEGATSAEWLALPGGPTGHVRVKVVRPADSVGEIPVVLFLHGLGWVLGDAGTHERLVRELALGADAAVVFVEYERAPEARYPVAVEQCYAVARWIHEQGAEIGLDGSRMAAVGDSAGANLVAALTLLAKERGGVRLLQQVLLCPVTDADFDTPSYREFAKGYFLGRETMRWFWDQYLPDVRQRSEVTASPLQASLEQLTGLPPTLVVTSEADVVRDEGEAYADKLRAAGVAVVSMRYHGTIHGFMVLAPLHDTDAARAARIQILDTVHVALHRYGG
- a CDS encoding helix-turn-helix domain-containing protein → MSTVLTTASVPDRDKVVYWNNAVSRTLVPMTVAPRGDGPFDGRIATNRLGYLQVSTMEADANRVSRTPALIARSPQELVAVGVQVSGTATFIQDGRRTEVGEGDLVVYDTTRPYSFDYPQRFTTHIFQLPRRVLGLTDTDIRQVTGNAIGTGDGFGAMLLPFLATLASSADGYPPAVADRLAGNVVDLFATLIAERAHPGGPDADTARGHLLARIREHINRNLGDPDLSPESIARTHRISVRYLHRLFQGEGTTVGRLIQQRRLEECGRELARRGRTTPTVSAVAQRWGFVNPAHFSRAFRAAYGVSPRDWRNQRTAQEDGGRPASGAPVPGTFPNPRPASAAPARLAAVPVPANG
- a CDS encoding rhomboid family intramembrane serine protease, with the translated sequence MVIPVHDVNPVRRTPWVTYALILANVLVFLSTPGMPGSVTGAENLAQLCHLEAFMNRFAAVPRELVHGQLPHLVPTGQVGLGPHGPGCVVAPPDYRKSPPLSVFTAMFVHGSWLHLLGNMLFLLIFGNNVEDRMGHIRFLLFYVVCGYAAGYGFALLNAGSADPLIGASGAIAGVLGAYIVLWPRARVWVLVPFLIFLPLRLPAWLVLGFWFVLQAVYSSGQAVSDAGTVAYAAHVIGFLAGLLIALPLKPGTPPPPQPPGILFGGRARPRQVW
- a CDS encoding FAD-dependent oxidoreductase; amino-acid sequence: MSVHQGRERLVVVGGDAAGMSAASQARRMKGPEELEIVAFERGHFTSYSACGIPYWVGGAVAERDALIARTPEEHRARGIDLRLRTEVTELDVSGGRVRARDVDSGAESWTSYDRLVIATGARPVRPELPGADALGVHGVQTLDDGQALLDTLAGVRGRRAVVVGAGYIGVEMAEALIDRGFEVTVVNRGKEPMSTLDPDMGRLVHRAMEGLGITMVNDAEVTKILTGPDGRVRAVATQHAEYPADVVVLGIGVRPQTALAHAAGLPLGAHGGLLTDLAMRVRGHENIWAGGDCVEVLNLVSGQEQYVPLGTHANKHGQVIGTNAGGGYATFPGVVGTAVSKVCDLEIARTGLREKDARRVGLRYETVTIESTSRAGYYPGAAPMTVKMLAERRTGRLLGVQIVGREGAAKRVDIAAVALTAGLTVEQMTALDLGYAPPFSPVWDPVLVAARKAAAKVRES
- the hemG gene encoding protoporphyrinogen oxidase; the encoded protein is MSTTGTSPGQVVVIGAGIAGLAAAHRLLARGARVTVLEAADRVGGKLLPGEIAGVRVDLGAESMLARRPEAVDLAREVGLADRLQPPAVASAAIWTRGALRPMPKGHVMGVPGTAAALSGVLSDDGLARIERDAELPRTEVGDDVAVGEYVAARLGREVVDRLVEPLLGGVYAGDAYRISMRSAVPQLFQAARAHTSLTEGVREIQAKAAANRQTGPVFMGIEGGVGTLPLAVAESVRAHGGEILTGTPVTALRREPAGGWRVTAGERELRADAVVVAVPAPAAARLLRAECPAAAAELSAVEYASMALITLAYRRADLSLPEGSGFLVPPVDGRTIKASTFASQKWGWIAEEDPETVVLRTSVGRYGETAVLGRDDTDLVEVSRHDLREAVGVEAAPVETRVTRWTDGLPQYPVGHHARVARVREHIAKLPGLAVCGAQYDGVGVPACIASAHAAVDQLSGDLSGVEELTANPVQSLHGGAGE
- the hemQ gene encoding hydrogen peroxide-dependent heme synthase, which encodes MSDDAPIIESGRIPNKGKLAKDLNDVIRYTLWSVFKLKDVLPADRAGYADEVQELFDQLAAKDVTIRGTYDLSGMRADADLMIWWHAETSDQLQEAYNLFRRTKLGRALEPVWSNMALHRPAEFNRSHIPAFLADETPRDYVSVYPFVRSYDWYLLPDEDRRRMLADHGKMARGFPDVRANTVASFSLGDYEWILAFEANELARIVDLMRHLRGSEARMHVREEIPFFTGRRKDVAQLVADLA